GGAGCGGCGCACGATGGCTAGGGTCGTGCGCCAGCGCCGCAAATTGGTCGGCGACGCTCTGGCGGCGACGCGGACGAAAATCAGTGGCGGAATAATCGCGCGGCGTCGTTGCAGGTGTTGGCTGTCCAGCTCGTGGCGAGGCAGTTCCTGGCGACCGCCGCGCTGCCGGCGGCGACGTGCGCCGTCGTCTTTGCCGATTATCTAACTCCAGTGGAATATATTGAAGCGCCGCGTTCTGCTGCGCCTGCGACAAGATAAAACTGGCGTTCGCCAGCGCCATGGTGTCGTACTCCATGCCGGGCGACAGATAGTTCTGGTATTGCCCATAGGCTTCGTCAGAGCCGCCAATCATACAAAGCACAGCCAAGCCAAGATGGAACAGGAACAAGCGAAGGAAACGGCGCATGGGCATCCTCTCTGGCAACAGGATTGCGTGTCAAGTTCGTGACAGTCGCCATTCGGCATTCGTCCGATGGTGCAGCGATGGAGAACACTACACGTTGCCGCTGCCAGAGCGAAAGTCCTGCCGACCATCATTCGGCGCAGATTTGAATAGTTCTGAAAAACGACAAAAACCAGCTTCAGGAAACAGCCGTCGTGCACGCCCAACGCCCTAACGACTTGGCCCTGTCCACTCCACGACTTCGACCGCTGGCTCGGCCGGTGGAGCGAAATCACCGGGGTCGGCGATGATCACGCCGAGGCCGCCGTCGGGAAACCGCTCCATCATCTGGGCAATGTCCGGCAACGGCTCAGGGCTTTGCTCAGTGACCAGACTGGCAAGCGCATTCCCAGCCGTTTCCATCCAGACGTGAACTTCTTCGCCGTTGAGCTTCATCCGACCGACATAAGCGTAAGCCGACTTAACAGTGTAGGTTCGGCTGTACCACAGTCTTGCGGTTGCTCCATCAGCCGTCGCAGTGTAACCGGCGAAGTGATACGCCACAGCTTCGGCTACGTGGACGGCTTCAAGAAGGGGGGCAGTCAGAGCCGGCGTCTCCTGAGCCAACCCAGCGCCCTTGAGCGTTATCGCTTTTGTCTGCGCCGGATGACGTGGTGTCCGACGCTTGATGCTCCGACGCTGAACCACTCGATAACCTTTCAGCTGGCGCGCTTGGCGTCTTACCCGGTGCGCTTGACGTCGGAGACCGCGCTGAGCGGTTTTCGACTTGGAAACAGGCAGCTTGGAAGAGCGTGGCGCTTTCGCGCCATCGCCGTTTGCTGAGCCAGCGGAGCGTGACGATTCACTGCCAAAAGCAACACCGCCGAGCAGCCCCAAGCCGACCAACGTGATCAAGAGTATCAGACCGTGAAAGAAGCGCCTCATCGTGATAAGCTTTGGGACATCGGTAAGTACGTAAAATCAAACCAATGGCATCACCGGTTTATTGCGAATCAAGTCCCGTGCCAGACCTTTGCGCCACCCTCTCGGTTCCGCCGAGAAACGACAAAGCATTTGCAAGGAAGATGTTAGAAAAGGCGTAACAGGTGTTTTCACGGTGGTCGGACCGCCCTCTGCGTCTTTGGCGAGGCTGCCGGGTGACAACTTCCCCGACGAGTGACAGTCGGGCCGACATGGATTTCCTGTGTGAAACGGGCTGAGGTAGGGTGTCCGTAGCCATGCGTTACTTTGATACACAACCGGCGGATGATCTCTCCGCTATGGGGCGCGTCACTCAAAACATCGGGGATGTCTCGGGACGCGATCCGCTGGCTGCACTCAAGGAACTCGAAGATCTACTTTCCATTTCACTGCCGCCGTTGGACGCACTACGGCGCTGTCAAATCGCTGAACAGTGGGAGGTACTGGGCAACTACAGCGCCGCCGAGCAACGGCTGGCGGAAATCAACCTTGACGGGCTTCCTGACGACATCGCTGCCCAAGTCCTGCTCCGCAAAGCCAGCCTGTGCCGGTGGGTCAATGACGCGCCACAGGCGATTTATTTGGCCAAACAGGCGCTGGAGTTAGCCAAGCGGGCCAATGACGATGAGTGCGCGGGCGAAGCGGCATCCGTGATTGGTTATGCGTACTGGCTGTTGGACGAGTACGAAATGGCCTACGACGCGCTGCGGCAAGCGGTTGAAACGCTCGGCAAAACGAGAAACCTACGCGCCTTCGCGCAGGCGTGCTGGGCGCTGACCTATGTCTGCAACCTGCTGGGACGCACCGCCGAAGCGCAGGAGGTCTCAGAACGCGGGATTGTCGCCCTGACCAATTCTCCCAAAGCCGACTCCATTTTTGGGCAGACCTTGCTCGGTCATTTGCGCGCCAGTCAGGCGGTGATTGCCTTCGAGTGCGGCAATGTCGAGCTTGCTCTCCTAATCCACGAGCGGGCGTTAGACCACTGGATGTCCACCAATGACCCGCGCTTGCTGGCGAACGGCTACCGCAACGTCGCCGAGATTCACTTTGCGACCGGCAACTGGGATCAAGCGGAAGCCCTACTTGAACAAGCCGCATACTTAGTCAGCGACAGTGATCCGGCTATTCGCTGCTCCACGCTAGTGACGCTGAGCCGTTTGGCGGCGCGGCGCGGCAAGTTTTCCGACGCCCGGCTGTCCTTAGCCGACGCCAACATGCTGGCCTCGCAGTCCGGTAGCCGGAGTCTGCTCGCCGAATGCTGTGACGCGCTGGGTGAAACCGATTTCCTTGAACAGCACTATGCCGACGCGGAGCGGAACTTCGCCGAGGCGCGTGATCTGTTCATCAAGATGAACCGCCCCACACGAGTAGCGTACGCAAATCTCCGGCTGGCTGAAACCCGTCTGGCGCAGGGTGACATCGCCGGGGCGCAAGGCTTCTACGAGGTGGCGTGTGACTTGGCGGCGCGCATGTCGAATGCGCTCCTCACAGCGCATGTTGAGCGCATCAGCGGCAAAATCGCCTTGGCGCAAGGGGACATCCACACTGGTCTTTCCCTGCTCATGCGCAGCGTCAGCTGCTTCGAGTCATTGAACTTCGCCTGGCAGGCGGCGTTAGCCTACTTTGACGCGGGGACGGTCACCGACAAAGAGATTCCAGCGGCGCGTCAGCGTGAATGGCTGGAAACCGCCATCAACATCTTCCGTCACCTTGGCACGGCTCCACACCTGATGGCGGCGGAGGCGGCGCTCGTCGAGCTCAACCGCCGAACGCCGGTGACGCTGCAAGACCTACCGGGATTAAACACAGCGCAGGTCGAACGCCTGACAGCCGCCACTGTGTCAACGGAATCCGTCGCGCGGGAACTAGCTGCCATTATTGACAGCTACAAGGTGGCGGTTGCGCTTTTCGCCGAAAACGTGGATGGCGATGTGCTAGCCATTACCTCGCGCGGCCTTGAAAGTGAGACGGTCCAGGACCTCGGCATGCTGTTGCGCCGCCGCCTCCGCAACCCCGACAGTTCCCAGAGCGATACCATCCGTTTTGAGCGTCTGTGGCATGCCGAAAATCATCTGTCGCCCCACCGGCCACGCAGCCTATGGATTCACCTCGGCAGCCTCAAACCGGACATTGAGCCCCTTATCCATTCGCTGCTGCGAGTCGCCGGCATCGCGCTGGAACTGTGCCATCTGCGGGCGGCAGTTGAAGAACTCGCCACAGCCCAAAAAGCAAGCGAGGTTCGGGCGGACGACGCCGTTTTGGCTGAACTGGGACTAGTCGGGGCGTCGCCCGCCATGCGGGACATCGCAGAACGTATTCTCCGCATTCGGGACTCCTCCGTGACCGTTCTCATCACGGGTGAATCCGGTACCGGGAAGGAAGTCGTCGCCCGCGCCATTCACCGCGCTTCGAGCCGCCGCAACAAGCCTTTTGTCGCCTTCAACTGCGCGGCCGTCCCGGAAGAACTCTTGGAAAGTCAACTGTTTGGACACAAGAAGGGCGCGTTTACCGGTGCGGATAAGGACGCACTGGGTGTCATTCGCGCCGCCGACGGCGGCACGCTGTT
This genomic stretch from Chloracidobacterium sp. harbors:
- a CDS encoding sigma 54-interacting transcriptional regulator → MRYFDTQPADDLSAMGRVTQNIGDVSGRDPLAALKELEDLLSISLPPLDALRRCQIAEQWEVLGNYSAAEQRLAEINLDGLPDDIAAQVLLRKASLCRWVNDAPQAIYLAKQALELAKRANDDECAGEAASVIGYAYWLLDEYEMAYDALRQAVETLGKTRNLRAFAQACWALTYVCNLLGRTAEAQEVSERGIVALTNSPKADSIFGQTLLGHLRASQAVIAFECGNVELALLIHERALDHWMSTNDPRLLANGYRNVAEIHFATGNWDQAEALLEQAAYLVSDSDPAIRCSTLVTLSRLAARRGKFSDARLSLADANMLASQSGSRSLLAECCDALGETDFLEQHYADAERNFAEARDLFIKMNRPTRVAYANLRLAETRLAQGDIAGAQGFYEVACDLAARMSNALLTAHVERISGKIALAQGDIHTGLSLLMRSVSCFESLNFAWQAALAYFDAGTVTDKEIPAARQREWLETAINIFRHLGTAPHLMAAEAALVELNRRTPVTLQDLPGLNTAQVERLTAATVSTESVARELAAIIDSYKVAVALFAENVDGDVLAITSRGLESETVQDLGMLLRRRLRNPDSSQSDTIRFERLWHAENHLSPHRPRSLWIHLGSLKPDIEPLIHSLLRVAGIALELCHLRAAVEELATAQKASEVRADDAVLAELGLVGASPAMRDIAERILRIRDSSVTVLITGESGTGKEVVARAIHRASSRRNKPFVAFNCAAVPEELLESQLFGHKKGAFTGADKDALGVIRAADGGTLFLDEIGELPLHLQPKLLRFLQEREVHPVGADRAVTVDVRIIAATNRDLAREVAARRFREDLFHRLNVLNINLPPLRERRADIPVLAQAFLQEAMERNHKTVTLSEAALTALTLHDWPGNVRQLQNEIERVVALADDQAILTPSAFNFSVEALSAPSARTDDAIFPEGKIPPKLADAVAMLERHLIAESLKRHAGNVTRAAQELGISRPSLYAKCKTYGITISKAVGG